The Pseudomonas sp. MH9.2 genomic interval ACAGCAGATGTACGACGAACACCGCGCCCCACGCCAGCCAACCCCAGTAGGCTGCCGGGTGATAGCTGGCGTTCAGCGCGAGCAGCAATAGCAAGGTGCAGGCCGGGGTCAGCAGAGTACAAAGCACTGCCAGTGCCGACCAGTGCAGTCGCAGGGCGAGGACCGTCCATAGCGCGACGCTGACAGCCGCGAGGCATAGCAACGTGGGTATTTGCAATTCGGTCGGTGCGAATCGTTGTGCGCCGTTGACCAGTGCCACAGCCCACCAACCCACTCCCCACGCCAGCAGCAATGCGCTCAGACGCTGCAGATTCATGGTTTTCATGGGGATTGCATTGACTGGGCTCAGGCGTTGCTGGAGCCACGCGCTGAGCATCGCGGCCAGCGCGAGGACCATCGGCGTCCAGGCATCGCGATGGGCCAGTAAAGTGGTGTCGGTTCGATACAGGTCGCCCTGTAGGTCGCCGAACAGCGCGAGGCCTGCTCCCAGCTGCAACAGCAGGCCGAAAGCGCGTGCCAGCACTCGTTGCTGACGCAAGCCCAGCCAGAAAACGGCCGCGCCTTCCAGGGCCCACGCGGCCGAGGTCCAGCGTGCATCCAGCCCGAGGGGTATCGCCAATGACGCGAATACCACACCCAGTGCCAGGCAGGTCTCCACTAACAGTAAGGCGCGTCCCGGCGCCCGGCCGGACAGCAGGCGCGCCAGGCCTATATAGAGCATTCCCATTACCAGCGCGCTGTAGGCGGGAGCGAACTCCATGTGTTGGACCAGCGCGAACTGCAGGCCGAAACCGACAATCGGTGGGCCGAACAAGATACTGCCGTCGACGTAGTCACCCTGGCGAGCTGACCAGCGCAATATCGCTTCGCGGCTATCGTCTTCGGGCGCGGTGCTCAGCTCTTGCAGTTTGCGTCGAGCGAACAGCAGACCAATCGCCAGATACATCAGGAAAAACACGATCAGAAACGGCTCGGTGCTCCAGAACAATGCGGGCGTGTATGCCTGCAGGCCCCAGACGAAACCGATGCCGAAGGTGCCGACAAAACCGATCAGGTTCAGTAGGCGCCAGGCCTTGAACCAGGCGATGGCAAAAATCCCGGCATTGAGCAGTGCGAAGTAACTGAACAGGGCTACATGGCTGCCAGCGCCGGTAGACGTCAGCAGCGGTGCGGCGAATCCTCCGAGTGCCGCCGCCGCAGCCAGACCCAGTGCGTCCTGTTTTACCGCGAGGATCGCCGAGAACACCGTCACCACCACCAGCAGGCCGAACGCCATGTTCGGGTCGAGCAACGCATTCAAACGCATGGCGGCAAATACCGTCAGGTACAGCACGCCGACCCCCGCGCCCTGCAGGACCAATGCGTAATTACGGTTGCGCTGTCGTAGCCACCAGCCCAGCGCCAGCAATGCCAAGGCGCAGGCGGCAACGGCGGCGTAGCGGGCTTCCAGTGGAATGACCACACCTTCAGTGGCGTAGCGCAGCAAAAAGGCCAGCCCGAGGAACAGCAGCAGCACCCCGACCCGCAGCACGGTATTACCGCCCAGCAGCCAGTTACGTACGCCGGCTAATGCGCGCTCGATCATGTTTGGGGTTGCCGGCGTAGAAACCGGGTTCGGCGTTGCTGTTGGCTGGGTCCATTCGTCGTCGACGGGCAGATCCCAAGTCAATTCGGTGGCTGCTTCAAGGGCGGGGGGCACACTGACAAGTGGCTGAGCCGCAGGCGCCGGGATTTCAGCGTTGCCAGGAGCAGATTCGAGGAGGGTAAGGCGTTGCTGAACCGCCTCGAGCTGACGGCCAAGCAGGGTCATACAAATGGCCTGTCCAAGACCAAGCCCGGCGAGTGCGCCGATTGCAGCACCCACGAAAGACTCGTCCAGGTAACCACCCAGCACGAGACCGACCAGCAGGAGAATCCATTGCACGCGTTGACATCCCTTTATGCGGCTTGCCTGGAGTATATCGGTCCAGGCCGTCGGGGACATGATTTGTAGCGGAGGTCGGCGATGAATTCACTCGAGAAGACGGCACGCCGGGTAATCCGTGTCAGGCCATTCGCGAGTGAGTTCACCCACAGATTTATTCCTCCAACGCTTTCCAGATGTCGTTCGAATATTCGCGAATGGTTCGGTCCGACGAGAACCAGCCCATCCGTGAAGTATTGAGCACCGCTGAGCGCCACCACTGTTTAGGGTCGTGCCACAGTGTCTGGACCTTGCCTTGAGCCTCCCAATAGGACTCGAAGTCGGCGCACACCAAAAAGCGGTCGTAAGCGATCAATTGATCGATCAGGCCGACATAGCGGTTTGGATCATCCGGTGAGAATACCCCGCCCCGGATCGCTTCCAGCACATCATTGAGCCGCGGTGAACTCGCGATATCGCCAGTGGCACTGTAATCGCCGGCGCGTTTTCGTGCTTCGACCTGCTGCGACGTCAGGCCGAAGATGAACATGTGCTCAAGTCCGATTCGCTCGCTCATTTCCACGTTGGCACCATCAAGGGTGCCGATGGTCAGTGCGCCATTGAGGCCGAATTTCATGTTGCTGGTGCCCGAGGCCTCCAGGCCTGCGGTGGAGATCTGCTCCGAGAGGTCGGCGGCCGGGATAATACTTTCTGCCAGGCTGACGTTGTAGTTGGGTATGAACACCACTTTGAGCAAGCCGCGCACGGTGGGGTCGTTGTTTACGGTGCGAGCGATGTCATTGGTCAGTTTGATGATCAACTTGGCCGTGTGATAACTGGCGGCTGCCTTGCCGGCAAAAATTTTCACCCGCGGCACCCAGTTAATCTCCGGTTCGGCCCGCATTGCCTGATACAGCGCGATGGTGTGGAACAGGTTCAACAGTTGGCGTTTGTATTCGTGGATGCGTTTGACCTGAACGTCGAACATCGCCGTTGGGTCGACCATGATTCCCAGCCGCTCATGAATGAG includes:
- a CDS encoding DUF2339 domain-containing protein — encoded protein: MQWILLLVGLVLGGYLDESFVGAAIGALAGLGLGQAICMTLLGRQLEAVQQRLTLLESAPGNAEIPAPAAQPLVSVPPALEAATELTWDLPVDDEWTQPTATPNPVSTPATPNMIERALAGVRNWLLGGNTVLRVGVLLLFLGLAFLLRYATEGVVIPLEARYAAVAACALALLALGWWLRQRNRNYALVLQGAGVGVLYLTVFAAMRLNALLDPNMAFGLLVVVTVFSAILAVKQDALGLAAAAALGGFAAPLLTSTGAGSHVALFSYFALLNAGIFAIAWFKAWRLLNLIGFVGTFGIGFVWGLQAYTPALFWSTEPFLIVFFLMYLAIGLLFARRKLQELSTAPEDDSREAILRWSARQGDYVDGSILFGPPIVGFGLQFALVQHMEFAPAYSALVMGMLYIGLARLLSGRAPGRALLLVETCLALGVVFASLAIPLGLDARWTSAAWALEGAAVFWLGLRQQRVLARAFGLLLQLGAGLALFGDLQGDLYRTDTTLLAHRDAWTPMVLALAAMLSAWLQQRLSPVNAIPMKTMNLQRLSALLLAWGVGWWAVALVNGAQRFAPTELQIPTLLCLAAVSVALWTVLALRLHWSALAVLCTLLTPACTLLLLLALNASYHPAAYWGWLAWGAVFVVHLLSLRHLAGTLPSWVVSAAHVLGCWLIIGVLALELRFGLMTLSEHYNAWRWLGWALLPSTYLLLMAAPRALPWPIEAYPREYRVWAAAPLALLMLIWFWLANIVSDGAAAPLAYLPLLNPLELGLLLALAGVFVWARSRLPQLGIAHDRAQRVAQVVAGASLFALFTGMVMRTAHHWSGVPYQLDELLDSMRVQAGLSIVWTLMALALMVGGHLRGRRDIWIVGATLIGVVVAKLFFVELSNRGGLARIVSFIGVGVLLLVVGYFSPLPPGPSSPMPLPSKKSTPDPTRTIV